A single genomic interval of Chitinophaga sp. 180180018-3 harbors:
- a CDS encoding TonB-dependent receptor, translating to MKLSAFLLFCGVLQANATLVFSQHNKLTLQVNNSSLDSVFRAIENNSDYSIFYKQGQLDVTKKINVNAIDCRIETLLTEVLKGTNTSFTIADRHIVIIPNSKSSSSFTYSSAAAADDITIKGIVTDRNGQPLPGVSIVVKGSKNGVITDGGGHFSIKVPNTKATLVFSFIGYSQQEVAVGNKVNLSVALDDDHKKLDEVVVIGYGSVRKTDVTSAISSISEKDFNRGAVVSPMQLIQGKVPGLVIVNNQGNDPNGQSSVQLRGISSVKGSGGPLIVIDGIPGGNLNNLSPEDIASMDVLRDGSAAAIYGTRGTNGVIIITTKRAKNGAATVNYDGYAYTDQVYNFPRVLTADEYRAYAEEYKKINPTFVLNDGGANTDWFKVLTKKPFSQVHNISVSGGTEKSNIRAAVSYRNLDGIAIETWRKIVNTRVSFTQKAIDDKLTIQGNFATSFLQYNKTDNTIFGDAVGRNPTFPVFNPDGSYFEDPADRTGNPYARRMQTEDGERIKHLNGSIKATLALAPGLNASGFFAMQRRDVISYYYQSRDAWQSKINGQNGNANRSTAFDYDRTFEYTIDYAKTIGRHNITGLAGYSYQDFMSEGFNVSNQNFLTDAMSYNNLGAGQAFKATPGTGSDLGSSKSSSKLIAFFGRAIYSYDDRLLLSASVRREGSSKFGRNNKWGWFPAVNAGWRVSKESFFPKGGLLEDLKIRAGFGITGNQGLGSYASLQTLTTGAQFLWNGAFMPTYGASNSSNPNPDLRWEKKAEYNFGIDFTLRNSRLSGSIDIYNRRTSDLLLDATAPVPSQIAQTSVVNLGVIRNTGVELALNANIIERKKFSWNNSFTFSYNKNLLVSTSYGAASSAPVDHYSLPNNMGNAFRRQAGQPIGNFYGRVFKDFDETQGPGKNQWLFYTKADDSTLDGQGKKIIGNGLPKMFISMTNNFSYGRWDLSVFLRGSFMFDILNITDMVYMNKVRFSDNFLKKALDQPINGSYAYSNYFLEKGDFVKLDNVTLGYTFNTSKIKYLRKARLYVSGQNLLTFTSYTGRDPDIEVNGLEPGIGTMNFYPRTRTFTVGVNVGF from the coding sequence ATGAAATTGTCTGCATTCTTACTGTTCTGCGGTGTCTTGCAAGCCAATGCAACACTTGTTTTCTCGCAGCATAATAAACTCACGCTGCAGGTCAACAACAGCTCCCTGGACTCTGTTTTCAGGGCCATTGAAAATAACAGCGATTATTCCATTTTTTACAAACAAGGTCAACTTGATGTAACAAAAAAAATTAATGTAAATGCAATCGATTGTCGCATTGAGACACTGCTGACCGAGGTGTTGAAAGGCACCAACACCTCTTTCACCATCGCCGACCGGCATATCGTGATTATCCCCAACAGCAAAAGCAGCAGCAGCTTTACCTATAGCAGCGCCGCAGCAGCTGACGACATCACCATCAAAGGGATCGTCACCGACCGTAACGGCCAGCCCCTGCCCGGCGTAAGCATCGTGGTAAAAGGCAGCAAAAATGGTGTGATCACAGATGGTGGCGGGCACTTCTCCATCAAAGTACCCAATACCAAAGCCACGCTGGTATTCTCCTTTATAGGATACTCCCAGCAGGAAGTAGCCGTTGGCAACAAAGTAAACCTGAGTGTGGCACTGGACGACGATCACAAAAAACTGGACGAAGTGGTGGTAATCGGCTACGGCTCCGTCAGGAAAACAGACGTTACCAGCGCTATTTCCAGCATCTCAGAAAAGGATTTCAACCGGGGCGCCGTGGTATCGCCCATGCAGCTGATCCAGGGTAAAGTACCCGGCCTCGTGATCGTCAACAACCAGGGAAATGATCCCAATGGCCAGTCGTCCGTACAGCTGCGCGGTATTTCCTCCGTAAAAGGCAGTGGCGGCCCGCTCATCGTTATCGACGGTATCCCCGGCGGTAACCTGAATAACCTCTCTCCTGAAGATATCGCCTCCATGGACGTTTTACGCGACGGTTCTGCCGCCGCCATATACGGCACCCGCGGTACCAACGGCGTGATCATCATCACCACCAAACGCGCTAAGAACGGCGCGGCTACGGTTAACTACGACGGCTACGCCTATACGGATCAGGTATACAACTTCCCGAGGGTACTTACCGCCGATGAATACAGGGCCTATGCGGAAGAATACAAGAAGATCAATCCTACTTTCGTACTGAATGATGGTGGCGCCAACACCGACTGGTTCAAGGTGCTGACCAAAAAGCCTTTCAGCCAGGTACACAATATCTCCGTGTCCGGAGGCACGGAAAAATCCAATATCCGCGCGGCAGTATCTTACCGCAACCTGGATGGTATCGCCATCGAAACATGGAGGAAAATTGTGAACACCAGGGTCAGCTTCACGCAGAAAGCGATTGACGATAAGCTCACTATCCAGGGTAATTTTGCGACCTCATTTCTGCAATACAACAAAACAGATAACACCATCTTCGGAGATGCGGTAGGCCGCAACCCTACATTCCCCGTATTCAACCCGGATGGCAGCTATTTCGAAGATCCGGCCGACCGTACCGGTAATCCATACGCCCGCCGTATGCAAACGGAAGACGGAGAAAGAATCAAGCACCTCAACGGAAGCATCAAAGCTACCCTGGCCCTGGCCCCCGGCCTCAATGCCAGCGGCTTCTTCGCTATGCAGCGCAGAGACGTGATTTCTTACTACTACCAGTCGCGCGATGCCTGGCAGAGCAAGATCAATGGCCAGAACGGCAACGCCAACAGAAGTACCGCCTTCGACTACGACCGTACTTTCGAATACACCATCGACTACGCCAAAACTATTGGCAGGCATAATATTACCGGTCTTGCCGGCTACAGCTACCAGGACTTCATGAGCGAAGGCTTCAACGTATCCAACCAGAACTTCCTCACAGATGCCATGAGCTACAACAACCTCGGCGCCGGTCAGGCTTTCAAAGCCACACCTGGTACAGGTTCCGACCTGGGTAGCAGCAAAAGCTCCAGCAAACTGATCGCCTTCTTTGGCAGGGCCATCTACAGCTACGACGACCGCCTCCTCCTCTCCGCCTCCGTACGCCGTGAAGGTTCTTCCAAATTCGGCCGCAACAATAAATGGGGCTGGTTCCCCGCTGTGAATGCCGGCTGGCGCGTGAGTAAAGAATCATTCTTTCCGAAAGGCGGACTGCTGGAAGACCTGAAAATACGTGCCGGTTTCGGTATCACCGGTAACCAGGGACTCGGTTCCTATGCGTCTCTGCAAACACTCACCACCGGCGCGCAGTTCCTCTGGAATGGTGCATTTATGCCTACTTATGGTGCGTCTAACAGCTCCAATCCTAACCCGGATCTGCGCTGGGAAAAGAAAGCAGAGTATAACTTCGGTATCGACTTCACCCTGCGCAACAGCCGGTTGAGTGGTAGCATCGACATATACAACCGCCGTACTTCCGACCTGTTGCTGGATGCCACCGCTCCTGTTCCGTCGCAGATTGCGCAAACCAGCGTAGTGAACCTCGGCGTAATCAGGAACACCGGTGTAGAACTGGCCCTGAACGCCAACATCATCGAAAGAAAAAAATTCAGCTGGAACAATAGTTTTACTTTCTCCTATAATAAAAACCTGTTGGTATCCACTTCCTATGGAGCCGCCAGCAGCGCTCCGGTAGATCATTACAGCCTGCCGAATAATATGGGCAACGCGTTCCGCCGTCAGGCCGGCCAGCCTATCGGTAACTTCTATGGCAGGGTGTTTAAAGATTTCGACGAAACACAGGGCCCTGGTAAAAATCAGTGGTTATTCTATACTAAGGCAGACGACTCCACACTGGATGGACAAGGCAAAAAGATCATCGGCAACGGTTTGCCAAAGATGTTTATCAGCATGACCAACAACTTCTCCTACGGCCGCTGGGACCTGTCGGTATTCCTGAGGGGCAGCTTTATGTTCGACATTCTCAACATCACCGACATGGTGTATATGAACAAAGTCCGTTTCTCCGACAATTTCCTGAAAAAAGCGCTGGATCAGCCTATCAACGGTTCTTACGCTTACTCCAACTACTTCCTTGAGAAGGGTGATTTCGTAAAACTGGACAATGTAACACTGGGTTACACCTTCAATACCAGCAAGATCAAATACCTGCGTAAAGCGCGCCTGTATGTTTCCGGTCAGAACCTGCTCACATTTACCAGCTATACCGGCCGCGATCCGGATATCGAAGTGAATGGCCTCGAGCCAGGTATTGGCACCATGAACTTCTATCCACGCACCCGCACCTTTACAGTAGGCGTTAACGTTGGGTTTTAA